Proteins co-encoded in one Accipiter gentilis chromosome 5, bAccGen1.1, whole genome shotgun sequence genomic window:
- the LOC126038933 gene encoding feather keratin 1-like, whose amino-acid sequence MSCYNQCLPCQPCGPTPLANSCNEPCVRQCQDSTVVIQPSPVVVTLPGPILSSFPQNTAVGSSTSAAVGSILSSEGVPISSGGFGLSGFGSRYCGRRCLPC is encoded by the coding sequence atgtcctgctacaaccagtgcctgccctgccagccctgcggcccgaccccgctggccaacagctgcaatgagccctgtgtcaggcagtgccaggactccaccgtcgtcatccagccctcccccgtggtggtgaccctgcccggccccatcctcagctccttcccacagaacaccgccgtgggatcctccacctccgctgccgttggcagcatcctcagctctgaggGAGTGCCCATCTCCTCCGGGGGCTTTGGCCTCTCCGGCTTTGGCAGCCGCTACTGCGGCAGGAGGTGCCTCCCCTGCTAA
- the LOC126038943 gene encoding feather keratin 1-like, producing MSCYNQCLPCQPCGPTPLANSCNEPCVRQCQDSTVVIQPSPVVVTLPGPILSSFPQNTAVGSSTSAAVGSILSSEGVPISSGGFGLSGFGSRYCGRRCFPC from the coding sequence atgtcctgctacaaccagtgcctgccctgccagccctgcggcccgaccccgctggccaacagctgcaatgagccctgtgtcaggcagtgccaggactccaccgtcgtcatccagccctcccccgtggtggtgaccctgcccggccccatcctcagctccttcccacagaacaccgccgtgggatcctccacctccgctgctgttggcagcatcctcagctctgaggGAGTGCCCATCTCCTCCGGGGGCTTTGGCCTCTCCGGCTTTGGCAGCCGCTACTGCGGCAGGAGGTGCTTCCCCTGCTAA
- the LOC126038938 gene encoding feather keratin 1-like encodes MSCYNQCLPCQPCGPTPLANSCNEPCVRQCQDSTVVIQPSPVVVTLPGPILSSFPQNTAVGSSTSAAVGSILSSEGVPISSGGFGLSGFGSRYCGRRCLPC; translated from the coding sequence atgtcctgctacaaccagtgcctgccctgccagccctgcggcccgaccccgctggccaacagctgcaatgagccctgtgtcaggcagtgccaggactccaccgtcgtcatccagccctcccccgtggtggtgaccctgcccggccccatcctcagctccttcccacagaacaccgccgtgggatcctccacctccgctgccgttggcagcatcctcagctctgaggGAGTGCCCATCTCCTCCGGGGGCTTTGGCCTCTCCGGCTTTGGCAGCCGCTACTGTGGCAGGAGGTGCCTCCCCTGCTAA